AATTATGGACCTTATCAATTTCCAGAAAAGTTGATTCCATTAATAGTTAACAATTGTTTGGCTAAAAGGGATTTACCTATTTATGGGGATGGATTAAACATAAGAGATTGGCTTTATGTAGAGGATCACTGTAAAGCCATTGATATGGTAATAAATTCAGGAAGACTTGGAGAAGTATATAATGTAGGCGGACATAATGAAAGAACAAATATTTATATTGTAAAGACTATAATAGAATATATTGGCAATAATATAGACAGTGCTGTAACAGAAAATTTAATAAAATATGTAGAAGACAGAAAAGGTCACGATAGAAGATACGGTATAGATCCAACTAAGATTCGTGAGGAATTGGGATGGGAACCAGAAACTATCTTTGAAGTAGGCATTAAGAAGACAATAAAATGGTACTTGGATAATAAAGAGTGGATGGATAATATAACATCAGGACAATACCAAAACTACTATGAAAAGATGTATGAAAATAACTAAGAGGTGAGTTTGATGGGAAAATTTAGCTTTCAGAAGACGGAAATTGAAGGAGTCTATATAATAGAGCCTCAGGTTTTTGGGGATAACAGAGGATATTTTATGGAAACTTACAATGAAGATGAGTTTAAATCAGCAGGTCTTGATATGACTTTTGTGCAAGATAATCAGTCTAAATCAAAAAAAGGTGTTTTAAGAGGATTACATTTTCAGACAGAACATTCTCAGGGAAAACTAGTTAGAGTAATAAGTGGTGAAGTTTTTGATGTAGCAGTAGATTTAAGAAAAGATTCTAAGACTTACGGTAAATGGGTTGGAGTAAAATTAAGTGATGAAAATAAAAAACAATTTTATATTCCAGAAGGCTTTGCTCATGGATTTCTAGTGCTTTCAGGGGAAGCGGAGTTTGTATATAAATGTACAGATTTATATCATCCAGAATTTGAGGGTGGAATTGCATGGAATGATCCAGAAGTGGGAATAGAGTGGCCAACTGAGGGAATTGAAGAATTGATATTCTCAGATAAAGATAAAAAGTGGAAGACTTTAAGTGAAAGAAAAATACAATTTTAGTTAAAAGTTTTAGGCTATACCGTATAATTTAAGGTATGCCTTTAATTTTTATCATGATAGTACAGGAGAGTTTTTATATGAAAAAGAATACATCTTTGACTAATTTATATGAGTTATTGTTTACAATTGTAGATATTATACTTGTAATTTTAGCAATCTATCTCTCATATATGATTAAATTTAATTTTAATCCTCCAAAATTTAATTATGATCCATTTATCATAACTGCACCCTTTACTATAATAATATATTTAATATTTATGTATGTTTATGGTTTGTCAGATTTAATTAAACAGTCCATAGGTGAAATTATTTATTCTGTGTTTCTAACAATAATAATGCTATGTATATCAACTATGGCAGTAACATTTTTTTTAAGAGCTTTTTCCTATCCAAGAATGGTTATTTTATATAGTTCTATTATTCAAATTATTTTACTTAGTTTATGGAAAGTGTTTGTATGGAAAATAAAGAGAACTATGTATGGCAAAAAAGATGTTATTATAGTAGGTGATGTAAATGCAGAACATGTAGCAAAAAAAATATTATTTAAGCAAAGCAATCTATATAACATAAAATATATTTGTCATCCTGATGTTAACAATTTATTTGATTTAATTAATAAAGTGGAGATTGTAATATTGTGTGATGATATTAAAGGAGCTTTGAAGGATAATATACTGGATAAATGCTTAGTTGAACAAAAAAGTATACTTATAGTACCTGCTATGAGTGATTTAGCATTGGTGGGATCAAAACTAAATAAAATTGATGATCTGCCACTACTTAGAGCAAAATCATTAAGTTTAACCGCAGAGGAAAAAGTCATAAAGAGAATATTAGATATTATTTTAACAGTTATTGGGATAGTTATTGCCTCTCCATTTATGATTATTGTAGCTATAAGTATAAAGTTGTCAGATGGAGGAAATGTATTTTATAAACAGGAGAGAGTTACGGAAGGTGGAAGAAACTTCAATGTTATAAAGTTTCGTTCTATGAAAATGAATGCAGAAAAGCTGTCTGGACCTGTACTTGCCACAGATAAAGACCCTAGAATTACAAGTATAGGCAGAATAATAAGAGCTACAAGAATGGATGAATTACCTCAATTGTTTAATATATTAGTAGGGGATATGAGTATTGTTGGACCAAGACCCGAAAGACCATTTTATGTCGATAAATTTGAAAAAGAAATACCAGATTACAAGTATAGAACTGTAGTAAAAGCAGGATTAACAGGACTTGCACAGGTACTTGGTAAATATAATACTACTCCCGAGGATAAAGTAAGGTATGATATTATGTATATAAAAAATTATTCTATTCTGCTAGATATAAAATTAATATTTCAGACTATTAAAATTATATTTCTCAAAGAAAGTACTGAAGGTGTTAGAGAAGAAATACCTTTATCAGAATTAATTAAAAATAAAAAATTAGATATTGAAATATATAAATAAGTTGAATAATAAATAAATATGAGCTAATATAATATTGATTTTATAAGATAAGAAAGGAGTGGTTGTGGGAAAAATAAGAATTTTGTATACTAAATAAAAATTATAATGATATAGGTGATTATATATATGTTTAGAGCTATTAAAAATTTATTTGAAAGTACACGTGAAATATTTGAATATAAAGAGTTGTTGAGTAATTTGACAATTAAAGAGTTGAAATTGAAATATAGAAATTCTATATTGGGATTTTTTTGGTCTTTTCTTAATCCTATTTTACTTATGTTGGTTTACACTTTTGCATTTACGTACATAATACCTCAGAATACTCCACACTATACGGTAAGTCTTCTTGCGGCATTATTACCATGGAACTTTTTTTCAGCAGCAGTGCAGGGGAGTACTAGTTCTATAGTATCTAACTCGAATTTAATTAAAAAAGTATACTTTCCAAGGGAAATAATTCCTTTGTCAATTATATTGTCTAATTTTGTTAATTTTATTATCACATTAACTATATTATTCGTTGCCATGGCAGTAGAGAATATAGAAATTGGATGGGTAGCACTTTTATATCCTGTAGTGTTAATATTATTACTTTGGCTGGCAATAGGATTATCCTATCTTCTCTCTGCATTAAATGTACTCTATAGAGATATATCTCATTTTGTAGAGATATTTTTTATGCTATGGTTATATTTAACACCGGTAATATATCCATTAGAGAGAGTTCAAAGTATTGCACAAATGGATCCAAGTAAAGCACAAATTATTAAAATTTGCTTTTTAATAAATCCCATGACGCTGGTGGTAGAAAGCTGTAGAAAATTATTACTGGAAAATAAACTGCCTAGTGCTTGGTATTTTATTGGTTTGATACTTATTAATATAATATTAATTCTAGTGGGAAATTCTATTTTTAGAAGAATAGAAAAAGTGTTTGCTGAAGAAATATAATAATTTGTTTAAAATTTTATAAAGAAAAAGGTGTTACATAAATTATGACTGTTATAGAATTTAAGAATGTTACTAAGTATTTTAATATATATCAGAATAAAAGTAACTCAATAAAAGAAAAATTTTTAAATAAAATTCTAAATAGAAACAAATTGCAAGTTAATAGAATGTATGTATTAAAAGATGCTTCTTATAAAATAGAAAAGGGGCAGACTGTAGGGATTATTGGTGAGAATGGTACAGGTAAAAGTACTAGTTTGAAATTGATTTCAAATATTTTAAAACCAAATTCTGGAGATATAATTGTTAATGGAAAAATATCATCTCTATTAGAAATAGGGGTTGGATTTCAGCCAGATCTATCTGGTAGAGAAAATGTCTATCTCTATGGATCAATACTTGGACTCAGTAAAACTGAAATTGAAGAAAGATATGATGGAATAGTTAAATTTGCAGAACTTGAAAAATTTATGGACACTCCTGTAAAAAATTATTCTTCAGGAATGTATATGAGACTTGCCTTTTCTGTGGCTGTAAGTGTTGATCCGGATATATTGCTAGTAGATGAGGTATTAGCAGTAGGAGACGCTAATTTTCAAAAAAAGTGCTTAGATAAAATAATGGAATTTAAAAAGCATGGCAAAACTATTGTATATGTTTCTCATGATATGAGTACTGTTCGAAGAATATGTGATAAAGTTATATTTATTAAGAGAGGTGGATATGTTTTAGAAGGAACTCCAGAACGTATGATAGGATTGTATATGAAATTAACTTATTCATCAGATGATCAGGAGAAGAAGGATCTAGATAAATATATTGAAAATAATAATATAGAACAGATTTCAGATGATTTTAATATTGAAATGCATGAAGCTAAGGAATTTATAAATGGGAATAGATCTGGAAATAGAGAACTTGAAATTACAAAATTGTATTTTTCAGATAAAGAGGGAAGACCTAGAAATTTTTATGGTACTGAAGAAGATATAAAAGTGAATATTGAATATAAAAAAAATA
This genomic window from Clostridium pasteurianum DSM 525 = ATCC 6013 contains:
- the rfbC gene encoding dTDP-4-dehydrorhamnose 3,5-epimerase translates to MGKFSFQKTEIEGVYIIEPQVFGDNRGYFMETYNEDEFKSAGLDMTFVQDNQSKSKKGVLRGLHFQTEHSQGKLVRVISGEVFDVAVDLRKDSKTYGKWVGVKLSDENKKQFYIPEGFAHGFLVLSGEAEFVYKCTDLYHPEFEGGIAWNDPEVGIEWPTEGIEELIFSDKDKKWKTLSERKIQF
- a CDS encoding sugar transferase, encoding MKKNTSLTNLYELLFTIVDIILVILAIYLSYMIKFNFNPPKFNYDPFIITAPFTIIIYLIFMYVYGLSDLIKQSIGEIIYSVFLTIIMLCISTMAVTFFLRAFSYPRMVILYSSIIQIILLSLWKVFVWKIKRTMYGKKDVIIVGDVNAEHVAKKILFKQSNLYNIKYICHPDVNNLFDLINKVEIVILCDDIKGALKDNILDKCLVEQKSILIVPAMSDLALVGSKLNKIDDLPLLRAKSLSLTAEEKVIKRILDIILTVIGIVIASPFMIIVAISIKLSDGGNVFYKQERVTEGGRNFNVIKFRSMKMNAEKLSGPVLATDKDPRITSIGRIIRATRMDELPQLFNILVGDMSIVGPRPERPFYVDKFEKEIPDYKYRTVVKAGLTGLAQVLGKYNTTPEDKVRYDIMYIKNYSILLDIKLIFQTIKIIFLKESTEGVREEIPLSELIKNKKLDIEIYK
- a CDS encoding ABC transporter ATP-binding protein, giving the protein MTVIEFKNVTKYFNIYQNKSNSIKEKFLNKILNRNKLQVNRMYVLKDASYKIEKGQTVGIIGENGTGKSTSLKLISNILKPNSGDIIVNGKISSLLEIGVGFQPDLSGRENVYLYGSILGLSKTEIEERYDGIVKFAELEKFMDTPVKNYSSGMYMRLAFSVAVSVDPDILLVDEVLAVGDANFQKKCLDKIMEFKKHGKTIVYVSHDMSTVRRICDKVIFIKRGGYVLEGTPERMIGLYMKLTYSSDDQEKKDLDKYIENNNIEQISDDFNIEMHEAKEFINGNRSGNRELEITKLYFSDKEGRPRNFYGTEEDIKVNIEYKKNKDIKSAVLVFEIYTEEGWKIIHHNCQQDGLVITDIKDNNVISFIINNNILLKSKYYFSIGLFDETCENEYDFRDKHYWFYVHESNIKEDGKIKVKCDWQL
- a CDS encoding ABC transporter permease — encoded protein: MFRAIKNLFESTREIFEYKELLSNLTIKELKLKYRNSILGFFWSFLNPILLMLVYTFAFTYIIPQNTPHYTVSLLAALLPWNFFSAAVQGSTSSIVSNSNLIKKVYFPREIIPLSIILSNFVNFIITLTILFVAMAVENIEIGWVALLYPVVLILLLWLAIGLSYLLSALNVLYRDISHFVEIFFMLWLYLTPVIYPLERVQSIAQMDPSKAQIIKICFLINPMTLVVESCRKLLLENKLPSAWYFIGLILINIILILVGNSIFRRIEKVFAEEI